A region from the Medicago truncatula cultivar Jemalong A17 chromosome 6, MtrunA17r5.0-ANR, whole genome shotgun sequence genome encodes:
- the LOC11416022 gene encoding NAC domain-containing protein 87 translates to MEEQEPIVVNKSDEPLDLPAGFRFHPNDDEIITFYLLKKVLNSNFSAIAIGEADLNRCEPWDLPKKAKMREKEWYFFCQRDRKYPTGTRTNRATESGYWKATGKDKEIYKGKSNQLVGMKKTLVFYKGRAPRGEKTNWVMHEFRLDGQLSTCNLPSDAKDDWVVSKIFIKNNIEVKKTTSFSNLLRMNSIGDDLLDFSSLPPLVDPPFSNNTIDDHDFKGINSSPSSSNGYCFPSYLMNNEINLTNNYHATNQGNFNGPLMQSSSSSSHQLQPQIQIPNTPLNENMLSNYSYMNQGNNNNGYIYGLENKECKMEQFSTNNSMVSISQDTCLSNDINNETSSVVSKQEIGRNATLYEELEGPSSIGPLSNLESWEWLLKS, encoded by the exons ATGGAAGAACAAGAACCTATTGTGGTGAACAAAAGTGATGAACCTCTTGATTTACCTGCTGGTTTCAGATTCCACCCTAATGATGATGAAATCATTACTTTTTATTTGCTTAAAAAGGTATTGAATAGTAATTTTAGTGCAATTGCAATTGGTGAAGCTGATTTGAATAGGTGTGAGCCTTGGGATTTACCAA AGAAAGCtaagatgagagagaaagaatgGTATTTCTTTTGTCAAAGAGATAGGAAGTATCCAACTGGAACAAGAACTAATAGAGCAACTGAATCAGGCTATTGGAAAGCAACTGGAAAAGATAAAGAGATCTACAAAGGGAAAAGTAACCAACTTGTTGGTATGAAGAAAACTCTTGTGTTCTATAAAGGTAGAGCTCCAAGAGGAGAGAAAACCAATTGGGTCATGCATGAATTTAGATTGGATGGACAATTATCAACTTGCAACCTTCCTAGTGATGCAAAG GATGATTGGGTTGTGTCAAAGAttttcatcaagaacaacattgaagttaaaAAGACTACTTCATTTTCCAATCTTTTAAGGATGAACTCAATAGGTGATGATTTATTGGATTTTTCTTCACTCCCACCTCTTGTGGATCCTCCTTTTAGCAACAATACCATTGATGATCATGACTTCAAAGGAATCAATTCATCACCTTCATCATCAAATGGTTATTGTTTTCCAAGCTACTTAATGAACAATGAAATTAATCTCACAAATAATTATCATGCTACCAACCAAGGGAATTTCAATGGTCCATTAATGCAAAGTAGCTCATCTTCATCACATCAACTTCAACCTCAAATCCAAATTCCAAACACACCCTTGAATGAGAACATGTTATCAAATTATTCTTACATGAATCAAGGGAATAATAACAATGGTTACATTTATGGATTGGAAAATAAAGAGTGCAAGATGGAGCAATTCTCTACCAACAATTCTATGGTGAGCATTTCACAAGACACATGTTTGAGCAATGACATAAACAATGAAACATCATCTGTGGTCTCAAAGCAGGAAATTGGAAGGAATGCAACATTGTATGAAGAACTTGAGGGACCTTCATCAATTGGTCCCCTCTCAAATCTTGAATCATGGGAATGGCTATTGAAGAGTTAA
- the LOC25495872 gene encoding apyrase 2, whose translation MDLETTKMLKNSGHPPSPESSSSFSDKFYQIRGAFLMLALPLLLVTLILYIMPSTSSNESIEDYALTHRKISPDRKISDSFAVVFDAGSSGSRVHVFRFDRNLELVKIGNDLEVFLQIKPGLSAYARDPQQAAKSLVSLLDKAESVVPMEFRSMTPVRVGATAGLRALEGDASDRILQAVRELLKQRSTLKSEPNAVAVLDGTQEGAFQWVTINYLLGKLGRDYSDTVGVVDLGGGSVQMAYAISETSAAEAPKVPDGGEPYVKEMFLRGRKYYLYVHSYLRFGLLAARAEILKASDDFGNPCILAGYDGSYKYGGKSFNASSSPSGSSLNECKSIALNALTVNESTCAHMKCTFGGIWNGGGGDGQKNLFVASFFFDRAAQAGFANPKSPVAKVRPVDFKNAAKQACQTKLEDAKSTYPLVDDGNLPYLCMDLVYQYTLLVDGFGLDPLQDITLVKQVKYHDSLVEAAWPLGSAIEAVSSIR comes from the exons ATGGACCTCGAAACAACCAAAATGCTAAAAAACTCCGGCCATCCACCGTCGCCGGAGTCATCATCTTCCTTCTCCGACAAGTTCTACCAAATCCGCGGCGCATTTCTAATGCTGGCACTTCCTCTACTCCTCGTCACACTCATACTCTATATCATGCCTTCCACTTCTTCGAACGAGTCCATCGAAGATTATGCTCTCACGCATCGGAAGATTTCTCCTGATCGGAAAATTTCTGATTCGTTTGCTGTTGTTTTTGATGCTGGAAGTTCTGGTAGTCGTGTTCATGTTTTTCGGTTTGATCGGAATCTTGAGCTTGTGAAAATTGGGAATGATCTCGAGGTTTTCTTGCag ATAAAACCTGGTTTGAGTGCTTATGCACGGGATCCACAACAGGCAGCGAAATCTCTGGTTTCTCTTTTGGATAAAGCGGAAAGTGTTGTTCCTATGGAGTTTCGCTCCATGACACCCGTTAGAGTTGGG GCAACTGCGGGATTGAGGGCTTTGGAAGGGGATGCTTCTGATAGGATCTTACAAGCG GTCCGAGAGTTACTTAAGCAAAGAAGTACTCTAAAATCTGAGCCTAATGCGGTTGCTGTGCTAGATGGAACCCAAGAAGGTGCTTTTCAATGG GTGACTATTAACTATCTATTGGGAAAGTTGGGAAGAGATTATTCAGACACTGTTGGGGTGGTTGATCTTGGAGGTGGATCTGTTCAAATGGCATACGCCATCTCAGAGACAAGTGCTGCCGAGGCTCCAAAAGTACCAGATGGAGGAGAACCCTATGTCAAGGAGATGTTCCTAAGGGGAAGGAAATATTACCTCTATGTTCACAG TTACTTGCGCTTTGGTTTACTAGCAGCTCGTGCAGAGATTTTAAAGGCTTCAGATGATTTTGGAAACCCTTGCATCTTAGCTGGCTATGATG gatCTTACAAGTATGGAGGAAAGTCATTTAATGCGTCGTCCTCCCCTTCTGGCTCAAGCTTGAATGAATGCAAAAGCATAGCTCTTAATGCTCTCACGGTTAATGAATCAACTTGTGCACATATGAAGTGTACTTTTGGTGGGATATGGAATGGTGGTGGCGGCGATGGACAGAAGAATCTTTTTGTCGCCTCATTTTTCTTTGATCGGGCTGCTCAG GCTGGTTTTGCGAATCCAAAGTCACCCGTCGCAAAAGTTCGTCCTGTCGATTTTAAGAATGCAGCAAAGCAAGCTTGTCAAACAAAACTCGAGGACGCCAAATCCACTTATCCACTTGTTGACGATGGGAACCTTCCATATTTATGCATGGATCTTGTATACCAATATACATTGCTTGTGGATGGATTCG GCCTAGATCCATTGCAGGATATTACATTAGTGAAGCAAGTTAAATATCACGATTCTCTTGTTGAAGCTGCATGGCCCCTAGGCAGCGCCATAGAAGCTGTATCATCTATACGATGA